A window of Cydia fagiglandana chromosome Z, ilCydFagi1.1, whole genome shotgun sequence genomic DNA:
gctaaccattTCAACTTCTGgtgtaaccggttaaccccgggttagtggaatggtgcaagtgggccttacctACTTAAGCCATCACAAGAAAATATTAACACACATTTACTTGTTTccgttatttattaattaagagTATATATATCAGATGCAAAATagcctgtgtgtgtgtgtgttggcGGTTATAAACGTAGGTAGAGTTTTCCTCATTATTTCATTGTTATTAGTCAACCGACTTATTCTATGGGCATGTAGCGATGATTAGCTTCCTCCCCTAGCACTTCGCAATGAACTAATTACGCGGTATTTGTACATGGGACATgagtgaatcaacttttttctTGTCACTCGCTGTCACGGTTACATTCTCtcaaaaattttaataagtgttataaatagAGATGGAGAGTGTTAATGTTAGATgttacctactattcggccgaataccgaatatctgttgcgcctacctaaaaagaaaatcttcacaataaaaataacaaaaaactattttacagtacatatggtcctattttcccgcactggtgcgtgaaatagcacttttcgtgcgtatgtcaaaagtttaaagggccatatatacctactgtaaaacgttgtacgatacacgtgcgaataggtaatttgcaactCGTATCGATTTAAATGAGCATTTGttaattacaaaatattatatttacatcATGGATCTGACCAAGCCAAATCGAACAAAACAAagaggcacggccgtaccatccttttctcgaagcgattCAGGCCATTTTCGACGGCCTGATATTTTGTGCCGGCTGAAGCTAGAACCCTGAATTTTGTTACATATAGAGCTTAACATGCTTTAGGTATATTCTCAAAAACATCAAATCTGaacttatacacggtgtaacctgaggaaaccgaataattttaacagcgtattcctgatcatacttagagacaaaaatgtcatataaacttttttgagattcgcctagtttcagagatattactaatttaaaaaaaaataagtttttattgttacatagtgtaaaaggccttcttgatggtgatgttgctgctatgggacgtagtctaaatttccttattgatagatgtcaaaaagtgacaagtaacactttgcaaaaagtaggttttactaaaaaaaaatgtaaaaatcaattttaagtgacaagtttgccaataacatttattttttatgtacaaatacattaaaaaaagtgaaaaaacgaaacaaaaaaaaaatctttttggCGTAATTTTCCTAAACACgtattaaattttttacttattttgagctcagaaatgcgtggttaaaattattcggtttcctcatgttacaccgtgtagttTAAGAATTATTGTACGTCAAAGTTCCTTAGTTTCGACACTGACACACTCACTCCCTCGCTCACTCACCGATCATCACAATtctaaggtacttctagcatacccacaagcttcaaattttaaacataagtagTTTTCGGCTTATCAAGCCatagaaaacctaaaaatattgcaatatcagtcacgttttaaagatctaagaactgcataagtaagtttgtaattcCATATAAATATAAGCTATTACATGGCCAGGTCATTATGTTCATCAAAAATACTTCTATCTTAGGAGACGTTGTGCATTGTTGGCCAAccgttttcataataattgtgactcaattTGTTCGCAtatcatgccgaatattcggtattcaaCCATATTCAATCAAATTCGGAGCATCTCTAGTAACCCCTTTCCATAATTGGGCTCTTAGTCTGCCATTGCCGAGTACACATGTTGGAGTGGTGGTGGCTTGGTGGGAGCTACAGCTACATGTCGCTGCGTCATTATTGCAGGCGTGTCGACGTCGGACATCGTGGCGCGGATCGTGCGCGACTACGACATCTACGTGCGGCGCAACCTGGCGCGCGGCTACTCCGCCAAGGAGCTCAACGTGTCCTTCCTCAACGAGAAGAAGTTCCGCCTGCAGAACAAGATGGACGAGCTCAAGGACAAGGGCAAGAAGGTACCGCGCGCTTAAGTAAATGTAAAGAGCGTCCGTTCCGCTGTCGCGAGAGCACTCCGTACTGACGTAATCCTCGTGCAGGTGATGACGAACATCGGCGAGAAGCGCGTCGACATCCTGACCAAGTGGGAGGAGAAGTCGCGCGAGCTGATCGACGCGTTCCTGCTGCTGTTCGGGCCGGACGGGCGGCTGTCCAGCATCTGGAACGAGTCCAAGGGGCGGCTCATGCAGGCGCTCAGCCAGCCGCCGTCGCCGCGCGCCTCGCCGCCGCCCAGCGAGAACGGCGACGACTCCCAGGACCGCGCGCTCGCGCTCGCCTCCGCCCACGCCGCGGCGCCCGCGCTCGCGCGCGCCCTGGCGCACGCTCGCGCGCACAGGTACGTGCCGCTACCGCTAGCAACACTACATGCGAGTACTTGTCTTCGCCTAATGCGAATATTCCTAATTAGACTCGACTAGAACCAACGTTCTTCACTTTTCAGAAGCTCAGCGTCGCCGCCGCCTCCCAAATCGCGCCGCTACGAGACGCTGTGGGAGCCGCAAGCAGGTAACTGGGTAATATGCTCTGCTTAGCTAGTCTAGCCCTACCTAATACACGTGGATGAATTTGAATTCACTTTGAATTTAGGGCACCAGCCACCGTAGTTAAAGTTGTGATCACCGCCCAATGAGAACCATACATAGTGAGATGCTCGTGCGTTGTTAAGTGGCGTTTGTTTGTTGATGCAGATGCGTCGAGCTCTGAAGGGCTGGGGGCGGAAGCGGCCGCACTCCGCCAGCTGACGGACGACGGTTCGGACAGCGACGATGACTACCAGGACACCAGCGCCTACCTCTAGGCTCCGCCACAGCCGCAGCCGCTACCGCCACCGGCACCGATGTACATTGTACCAACATCCGTTGTCGCCAAACCAAGCACAAGCAATCTGTGTTTAGGGGTCGTATTTAAATATGGGGCCCAGTTTCAGACAAAACGATTAGTAAGTTGAACTTGAAATGTACATCGCTGCCGCTCGAGTGGGAGTTGTACAAGTTGACGTACGAttggtaaaatatattttcgagctgttatttaaattattttatatctagtaTGATACATCTGGAATTTTTGTATGAATACTGTTTGAGTACAATTGAGTGAATGTATTTAATCCTTTTAGTCTTAATAAcgtattatttatgtttctaTAATAAAAATCTCTTTATAATACCGTTAGAAATGTACAGGGCACCTGTCGTTTTTTAAGCACCATGAAACATTAATTGTAATGTTTGTCAGTTAATTAAAAGGTGCTTATTAT
This region includes:
- the LOC134679424 gene encoding choline-phosphate cytidylyltransferase B-like isoform X3; protein product: MSVTTTTTTMLSARRGAGAGPEPRVNGLLKHPQPPADLPSLRFAAPFSTDPMAVAERERCAYGRVSRAAAAAGTAGRRVRVYSDGIYDVFHQGHARQLQQAKTVFPNVYLIVGVCNDQLTHSRKGRTVMTEDERYEAVRHCRYVDEVVRDAPWEYDEAFMEKHKIDFVAHDDIPYTTEDCDDTYAIFKAKDMFVATERTEGVSTSDIVARIVRDYDIYVRRNLARGYSAKELNVSFLNEKKFRLQNKMDELKDKGKKVMTNIGEKRVDILTKWEEKSRELIDAFLLLFGPDGRLSSIWNESKGRLMQALSQPPSPRASPPPSENGDDSQDRALALASAHAAAPALARALAHARAHRSSASPPPPKSRRYETLWEPQADASSSEGLGAEAAALRQLTDDGSDSDDDYQDTSAYL